The Muricauda sp. SCSIO 65647 genome includes a region encoding these proteins:
- a CDS encoding Gfo/Idh/MocA family protein — protein MVTTTSRREFVKKSGLGAVGVALVPSILKNMGPNDRLRTAHIGVGNMGAEDLRDISSHPQVDVVALCDVDSKNLATAHAKHPSAKTFSDYRIMLNELANEIDAVIVSTPDHTHAPASMLAMKMNKPVYCQKPLTHYVSEARAMKKMAEEKGLVTQMGIQVHSFYDYKLATLLIQSGIIGKVHTVRAWSPKNWGYDGPEPKGSDPVPESLDWNLWLGTSHERSFKKEMYHPGNWRKLVDYGCGTLGDMGVHIFDTPYNALALDVPVTIRNECREPNGYGYPEKNIVTYEFPGTDFTTETLTWVWYDGPGAPEMHEDLKLPGSEAEASDQADSGDQSVKDKISLETKATDKGKLPEQGAMFIGEKGRLLLPHFMELPMKIVDGEYIDISKEIAALEKEHNMGKPIRNYASEGPKHYHQFVDACLGKDECTAPFEYAARLTETILLGVIAGRFPNKTLHWDRSAAKFAEQEANQFLQSTYREF, from the coding sequence ATGGTGACTACTACTTCCCGAAGAGAATTTGTGAAAAAAAGTGGCCTTGGTGCTGTAGGCGTAGCCTTGGTGCCATCCATCCTAAAAAATATGGGTCCGAATGACCGTTTGCGAACCGCGCATATAGGTGTGGGCAACATGGGTGCCGAAGATTTACGGGATATTTCCTCACATCCCCAAGTAGATGTTGTCGCACTTTGTGATGTCGATTCAAAAAATTTGGCCACTGCCCATGCAAAACATCCTAGTGCCAAAACCTTTTCGGATTATAGAATAATGTTGAACGAGTTGGCCAATGAAATAGATGCGGTCATCGTGTCGACCCCGGATCATACCCATGCTCCCGCTTCGATGTTGGCCATGAAAATGAACAAGCCCGTATATTGCCAAAAGCCATTGACACATTATGTCTCTGAGGCAAGGGCCATGAAAAAAATGGCCGAAGAAAAAGGACTGGTCACCCAAATGGGCATTCAGGTACATTCATTTTATGATTACAAACTGGCCACCCTTTTGATTCAATCAGGAATCATCGGAAAAGTACATACGGTCAGGGCCTGGTCGCCAAAAAACTGGGGGTATGATGGGCCAGAACCAAAAGGCAGTGATCCGGTACCCGAGTCTTTGGATTGGAACCTTTGGCTGGGCACCTCACATGAGAGGTCTTTTAAAAAAGAGATGTACCACCCTGGAAATTGGAGGAAACTGGTCGACTATGGATGTGGAACCTTAGGCGACATGGGCGTGCATATTTTTGATACCCCTTATAACGCACTTGCCTTGGACGTGCCGGTGACCATTCGCAATGAATGCCGAGAGCCCAACGGTTATGGGTATCCCGAAAAAAATATTGTCACGTATGAATTTCCAGGTACCGATTTCACAACGGAAACGCTGACATGGGTTTGGTATGATGGCCCGGGAGCACCAGAAATGCATGAAGACCTTAAACTGCCAGGTTCAGAAGCTGAAGCTTCAGACCAAGCTGATTCAGGTGACCAAAGTGTCAAAGACAAAATATCTTTGGAGACCAAAGCGACAGATAAAGGAAAACTGCCCGAGCAAGGGGCTATGTTCATTGGCGAAAAGGGGCGTTTGCTATTGCCCCATTTTATGGAACTACCCATGAAGATAGTGGATGGGGAATATATTGATATTTCAAAAGAAATTGCCGCTTTGGAAAAAGAACATAATATGGGCAAACCCATAAGAAACTATGCTTCAGAGGGTCCAAAGCACTATCATCAGTTCGTAGATGCCTGTCTGGGCAAGGATGAATGTACGGCTCCGTTTGAATATGCCGCCCGATTGACAGAAACCATTTTGCTGGGTGTTATCGCTGGGCGCTTCCCGAACAAGACCTTGCATTGGGATCGTAGTGCCGCAAAGTTCGCCGAACAAGAAGCCAACCAGTTTTTACAATCTACGTATCGGGAATTTTGA
- a CDS encoding OstA-like protein: MGSLQAQDAQRQDTVQGREINIVYGANFTKDETQFPGASIFSKDDERQVQFEHQGADLWCDIAIFYSAENRLRAIGNVRLQQGDSIEMNSGKLDYDGNTKLARAFENVDLTDGQMTLTTDTLYFNREQQQSFYNTWGKVVDSVNVLTSKIGTYFMEIKKVQFRDSVHIDNPDYIIDSEQLDYYRISKNAYMYGPSTITGEDYKIYCERGFYDTKVEQGYGVKNTKINYSNRIIEGDSVYFDKITEFASATNNIKVTDTINKGVIKAHYAEVFKAKDSVFATKRAVSIGLVEQDQDSLYVHGDTLMVTGKPEARILRAFRNAKFYKTDLSGKCDSIHSEEKTGVTQMLGRPILWNLENQMTGDTIHLISDLETDKLDSLKVIENAFIISFDTIGQLGYNQAKGKDLFGKFIENELKIVDLVKNTEVIYYMYNDDDEMIGINKTICSKIRLHMKNSDIEDITFFVNPDGNIFPEEDLPEESRILKGFIWRGDERIRSKDEIFDEDDNTIELVKIRGIENPIDIDTEERERSGLPEAPPDSNPQNPNSKATEPKRPELKKVNNRP, from the coding sequence ATCGGAAGTCTTCAAGCTCAAGATGCGCAAAGACAAGATACTGTTCAAGGTCGCGAGATCAACATTGTGTATGGGGCCAACTTCACCAAAGATGAAACACAGTTTCCAGGGGCATCGATTTTCAGCAAAGACGATGAACGCCAAGTTCAGTTTGAGCACCAAGGGGCCGACCTCTGGTGTGATATCGCCATTTTCTATTCCGCAGAAAACCGATTAAGGGCGATTGGCAATGTACGGCTGCAACAAGGCGACTCCATCGAAATGAACAGTGGCAAGCTTGATTATGATGGCAACACCAAACTGGCCCGCGCATTTGAAAATGTTGACCTTACCGATGGGCAGATGACCCTTACCACCGATACGCTCTACTTTAACCGTGAACAGCAACAGTCATTTTATAACACTTGGGGAAAAGTGGTCGACTCGGTCAATGTATTGACCAGTAAGATCGGTACGTATTTCATGGAGATAAAGAAAGTACAGTTCCGCGATAGCGTACACATCGACAACCCTGATTACATCATTGATTCTGAGCAGCTCGATTATTATCGTATTTCTAAAAATGCTTACATGTACGGCCCCTCTACCATCACTGGCGAAGACTATAAAATCTACTGTGAGCGGGGTTTTTATGATACCAAGGTTGAACAAGGCTACGGGGTAAAGAATACAAAAATCAATTACAGCAATAGAATCATCGAGGGCGATAGCGTATATTTTGACAAAATCACCGAATTTGCTTCGGCCACCAATAATATCAAGGTCACCGACACCATTAACAAAGGGGTCATAAAAGCGCATTATGCGGAGGTCTTCAAGGCCAAAGATTCAGTTTTTGCCACTAAAAGGGCTGTATCTATAGGTTTGGTCGAACAAGACCAAGACTCGTTATATGTACATGGCGACACCCTGATGGTCACGGGTAAACCTGAAGCCCGAATTCTTAGGGCCTTCAGAAACGCAAAGTTTTACAAGACCGATCTGAGCGGTAAGTGCGATTCGATTCACTCAGAAGAGAAAACCGGTGTGACACAAATGTTGGGAAGACCTATTCTATGGAATCTTGAAAACCAAATGACCGGCGATACCATTCACCTGATCTCTGATTTGGAGACCGATAAGCTTGATTCGCTTAAGGTTATCGAAAATGCCTTTATCATTTCTTTTGACACCATTGGCCAATTAGGGTACAATCAAGCAAAGGGTAAAGACCTTTTTGGAAAGTTCATCGAAAACGAACTGAAAATCGTTGACTTGGTCAAGAATACCGAGGTCATTTATTATATGTACAATGACGATGACGAAATGATCGGTATCAACAAAACTATTTGCAGCAAGATTCGACTGCATATGAAAAACAGTGATATTGAAGACATTACTTTCTTTGTCAATCCTGACGGGAATATTTTCCCAGAGGAAGATCTTCCCGAAGAAAGCCGAATATTAAAAGGTTTCATATGGCGGGGCGATGAACGCATACGTTCTAAAGATGAAATTTTTGACGAAGATGACAATACTATCGAGCTGGTAAAGATTCGGGGTATCGAAAACCCTATTGATATAGATACGGAAGAGCGGGAAAGAAGTGGCTTGCCAGAAGCTCCACCAGATTCCAATCCTCAAAATCCGAATTCGAAGGCGACCGAACCGAAACGGCCAGAATTGAAAAAAGTAAACAATCGGCCATGA
- a CDS encoding aspartate aminotransferase family protein, with product MKEDFFRYQAQTTPHPLALEISHASGSYIYDVQGNAHLDFVAGVSACGLGHCHPKVVKAVQEQSEQYMHVMVYGEYVQRPAVAYTKLLASQLPDNLETTYLVNSGTEAIEGALKLARRVTGRSEIIAAHHAYHGNTMGSLSVMGFEERKSAFRPLIPDVRFIKFNEEKDLDHITPKTAAVILETIQGGAGFILPKDNYLKKVRQRCDQVGALLILDEIQPGFGRTGKLFAFEHFGCTPDILVMGKGMASGLPVGAFTTSKEMMATLQDNPKLGHITTFGGNPVIAAACLATLKEITESELIVQTLEKEKLFRSLLVHPLIKEIRGKGLMLALIMQNAQIANELVLTAARKGLILFWLLFESKAVRVSPPMTINEEEIEKGCRQIISILDDYQKQSVN from the coding sequence ATGAAAGAAGATTTCTTTAGATATCAAGCACAGACCACCCCGCACCCACTGGCCCTTGAAATATCACATGCCAGTGGCAGCTATATCTATGATGTACAGGGCAACGCCCATTTAGACTTTGTTGCGGGAGTCTCAGCATGCGGTCTGGGGCACTGTCACCCCAAAGTGGTCAAGGCGGTGCAAGAACAGTCTGAACAATACATGCATGTGATGGTCTATGGCGAGTATGTACAAAGACCTGCCGTGGCCTATACCAAACTGTTGGCCTCGCAATTACCCGACAATCTAGAAACGACCTATTTGGTCAATTCGGGTACCGAGGCCATCGAGGGAGCATTGAAATTGGCACGTAGGGTCACTGGGCGTTCAGAAATCATTGCAGCACATCATGCCTATCATGGCAACACCATGGGCAGCTTGAGTGTCATGGGGTTTGAGGAACGAAAAAGTGCTTTTCGTCCGTTGATTCCAGATGTTCGGTTCATCAAATTCAACGAAGAGAAAGATTTAGACCACATTACCCCAAAAACCGCGGCGGTCATTTTAGAGACCATTCAGGGAGGTGCAGGGTTCATTCTCCCAAAAGACAATTATTTGAAAAAAGTACGGCAACGATGTGATCAGGTCGGTGCGCTCTTGATATTGGATGAAATACAACCAGGTTTTGGTCGTACCGGAAAGTTGTTCGCCTTTGAACATTTCGGTTGCACTCCTGATATTTTGGTGATGGGCAAGGGTATGGCCTCAGGGCTTCCGGTAGGTGCGTTCACCACATCAAAAGAAATGATGGCCACGCTACAAGACAACCCAAAATTGGGGCACATCACCACCTTTGGCGGCAACCCTGTCATTGCGGCAGCCTGTTTGGCCACATTGAAAGAAATCACTGAGAGTGAATTGATTGTACAAACGCTTGAGAAAGAAAAACTGTTCCGTTCGCTTTTGGTACATCCTTTGATCAAAGAAATAAGGGGCAAGGGATTAATGCTAGCACTGATCATGCAAAATGCCCAGATTGCCAATGAATTGGTCTTGACCGCCGCCAGAAAAGGCCTGATACTTTTCTGGTTGCTTTTTGAGTCCAAGGCAGTGAGAGTCTCTCCCCCAATGACGATAAATGAAGAAGAAATTGAGAAGGGCTGTCGGCAAATCATCAGTATTTTAGACGATTACCAAAAACAGTCTGTTAACTAA
- a CDS encoding tetratricopeptide repeat protein, with the protein MALDSNENSDKSIHKFESMLKTDDVYFFDAEDFEDIIHHYLNNGKVSLGKKAIQFGLQQHPHSVELKLLHVEVLVFEDKFEEAGKWLDELQNIDSHNEEIYVQRANIQSKLDNHKKAVELLQQALELTDDSFDIHSLLGMEYLFMDDYEKAKLSFMRCVEFDDRDYASLYNVVYCFEFMEDYDGAIRYLNDYLERNPYCEVAWHQLGKMYFSKQMYQEALAAFDFAIISDDSFLGAYFEKGKVLEKLGKYREAIDCYETTIEIDDPTSHAFLRIGKCHEELGNDDLAKYYFYNTVHEDPLLDKGWLAITEFYFRKKQYKKALHYINKAINIDGENARYWKKCAEIYSALKNFDEADFAYKQTVDLGNFELDTWKNWVTVLQKTADFNTAEQVLLQAIEFYPEEAILYYQLTLVYLASDKPHEARKKLKSSMELNAEMVTHFKTDLMKYNRFSWITAIFADDKKASA; encoded by the coding sequence ATGGCGTTAGATTCTAACGAAAATTCCGATAAATCCATCCACAAATTCGAATCAATGCTCAAGACAGATGATGTCTATTTCTTCGATGCGGAAGATTTTGAAGATATCATTCACCACTACCTGAACAACGGTAAAGTGTCTTTGGGAAAGAAAGCCATACAGTTTGGTCTGCAGCAGCACCCACATAGCGTAGAACTGAAATTATTGCATGTCGAGGTGTTGGTTTTCGAAGACAAGTTTGAAGAGGCCGGTAAGTGGTTGGACGAACTACAGAACATCGACAGCCATAACGAGGAAATCTATGTGCAGCGGGCAAACATACAGTCTAAGCTAGACAACCATAAAAAGGCCGTAGAGCTCTTGCAGCAGGCGCTCGAACTGACCGATGACAGTTTCGACATCCACTCACTTCTAGGCATGGAATATCTTTTTATGGATGACTATGAAAAGGCCAAATTGAGTTTCATGCGCTGTGTCGAATTTGATGACCGCGATTACGCTTCGCTCTACAACGTTGTGTATTGCTTTGAGTTCATGGAAGATTATGATGGGGCCATACGCTACCTGAACGATTACCTAGAGCGCAACCCTTATTGTGAGGTTGCTTGGCACCAACTGGGCAAAATGTACTTTTCAAAACAAATGTACCAAGAGGCACTGGCAGCCTTTGATTTTGCCATCATATCAGATGATTCTTTTTTAGGAGCCTATTTTGAAAAGGGCAAAGTACTTGAAAAACTGGGCAAATATCGCGAGGCCATCGATTGCTATGAGACGACCATCGAAATAGATGACCCGACCTCACATGCCTTCTTGCGCATAGGTAAGTGCCATGAAGAATTGGGAAACGACGATTTGGCCAAGTATTACTTCTACAATACGGTTCACGAAGATCCCCTGCTCGATAAAGGCTGGTTGGCCATTACCGAATTTTATTTTAGAAAGAAGCAGTACAAAAAGGCGCTGCACTATATCAACAAGGCAATCAATATTGACGGTGAAAATGCCCGATATTGGAAAAAATGCGCCGAGATCTATTCAGCGTTGAAAAACTTCGACGAGGCCGATTTTGCCTACAAGCAAACAGTTGACCTAGGCAATTTTGAATTGGATACCTGGAAGAACTGGGTGACCGTTCTGCAAAAAACGGCAGATTTCAATACTGCAGAGCAAGTGTTGTTGCAAGCGATCGAATTCTACCCAGAAGAGGCAATCTTGTACTATCAATTGACTTTGGTATATCTTGCCTCTGACAAACCGCATGAAGCGCGCAAGAAATTGAAAAGCAGTATGGAACTAAATGCTGAAATGGTCACACATTTTAAAACCGATTTGATGAAATACAATCGGTTCTCGTGGATAACCGCTATCTTCGCCGACGATAAAAAGGCCTCAGCTTGA
- a CDS encoding DUF368 domain-containing protein has protein sequence MESLRKPIDYVVIALKGMAMGIAELVPGVSAGTIAFVAGIYEEFISSINNIDLKSFRIWKEEGFASFWKRLNGNFMITLLVGMALAVLSFTKLIRWLLENEPILIWSFFFGLVAASVVFVAKAIDRWKLIHALLFLLGASLAYYITGLPPSESSGSLMFLFLSGALAICATILPGISGSFVLVLLGAYKTLIDALDEKDFKILITMALGILFGILGFSKILKWMFQHYRNITLAVLTGFILGSLNKIWPWKRVLQTKTIGKKSIVIDENVSPFSFDGDPQLISALILAVIGFSLIFILERAASKK, from the coding sequence ATGGAAAGTTTACGAAAACCTATTGACTACGTTGTCATAGCCCTAAAAGGCATGGCCATGGGCATTGCCGAATTGGTTCCCGGTGTTTCAGCGGGCACTATTGCCTTTGTTGCAGGTATCTATGAAGAGTTCATTTCTTCAATTAACAATATTGACCTTAAAAGTTTTAGGATTTGGAAAGAAGAAGGCTTCGCCAGTTTTTGGAAACGGCTGAACGGTAACTTCATGATAACGCTATTGGTGGGTATGGCATTGGCCGTGCTGTCATTTACCAAACTTATACGATGGCTATTGGAAAATGAACCGATACTTATTTGGTCGTTCTTTTTTGGCCTAGTGGCGGCAAGCGTCGTCTTTGTGGCCAAAGCCATAGATCGATGGAAATTGATCCATGCCCTTTTATTTCTTCTCGGAGCTTCACTGGCCTATTATATCACTGGGTTGCCCCCCAGTGAAAGTTCTGGTAGTTTGATGTTCTTGTTTCTCTCAGGGGCTTTGGCCATTTGTGCAACTATTTTACCGGGTATATCGGGATCTTTCGTACTTGTATTGTTGGGAGCCTACAAAACACTGATCGATGCTCTTGATGAAAAAGATTTCAAAATATTGATCACCATGGCACTAGGTATACTGTTTGGCATACTTGGATTCTCAAAAATCTTAAAATGGATGTTTCAACACTACCGAAACATCACTTTGGCGGTTTTGACAGGGTTCATTCTAGGCTCACTCAATAAGATATGGCCTTGGAAAAGAGTATTGCAGACCAAGACCATAGGAAAAAAGAGCATTGTCATTGATGAGAACGTATCACCCTTTTCCTTTGACGGTGATCCTCAATTAATATCGGCCCTAATTTTAGCGGTCATTGGTTTTTCGCTTATTTTTATCCTCGAAAGGGCAGCCTCAAAAAAATAA
- a CDS encoding DUF368 domain-containing protein, whose product MHQPRTFWDKFFLVIKGLFMGAANKVPGVSGGIVAFVGGFYEEFIYSLQKINLKAFKLLFNGRFKSFLRYTNATFLVLLITGMLVSYFSVSRLLDYFLDKKELFVWAAFFGMILGSIYYISKDYNHWNKKTVPAGIIGLLIGLSISFLSPAKENDNLLFIFFCGIISVSGMTLPGLSGSFILILFGNYVLLLVDSVNALYDTMAEVFRGDFSFWNNAQRMETLKILTIFTLGSATGLVTLSHLLGYVLKRYHEITTAVIIGFITGSLGVVWPWKRTLYKTDDSGNFFLDSNGDKIITNYQRYWPDWTTMETWGAIFFVIFGIFVLLALDWYGKNRKERKKVRAGR is encoded by the coding sequence ATGCATCAGCCAAGAACATTTTGGGATAAATTCTTTTTGGTCATAAAAGGCCTCTTCATGGGTGCCGCCAATAAGGTGCCCGGTGTTTCTGGGGGCATTGTGGCCTTTGTTGGGGGGTTTTACGAAGAATTTATCTACTCCCTGCAAAAAATCAATCTAAAAGCCTTCAAATTATTGTTCAACGGGCGCTTCAAGAGTTTTTTGCGCTATACCAATGCCACTTTTTTAGTGCTGCTCATCACAGGTATGTTGGTGAGCTATTTCAGTGTCTCTCGTTTGTTGGACTATTTTTTGGACAAAAAAGAGCTTTTTGTCTGGGCAGCTTTTTTTGGCATGATCCTGGGTTCTATTTATTACATCTCAAAAGACTATAACCACTGGAACAAAAAGACCGTTCCTGCAGGTATCATAGGCCTTTTGATAGGACTCTCGATCAGCTTTTTGAGCCCTGCCAAGGAAAACGACAATTTATTGTTCATCTTTTTCTGCGGGATCATAAGTGTCTCGGGTATGACCCTGCCTGGTTTATCGGGGTCTTTTATTTTGATTCTTTTTGGAAACTACGTGCTATTATTGGTCGACTCGGTCAATGCGCTATATGATACCATGGCCGAAGTGTTTCGCGGCGATTTTAGTTTTTGGAACAATGCCCAGCGAATGGAGACCCTAAAAATACTGACCATCTTTACATTGGGTTCGGCCACGGGTCTGGTCACGCTCTCACATCTTTTGGGCTATGTGTTGAAAAGGTACCATGAAATCACCACTGCGGTCATTATCGGGTTCATTACGGGATCGCTCGGTGTGGTCTGGCCCTGGAAACGCACCCTTTATAAAACTGATGATTCGGGCAACTTTTTTCTAGATTCAAATGGGGATAAAATTATTACAAACTATCAGCGGTACTGGCCCGATTGGACAACCATGGAAACTTGGGGAGCTATATTTTTTGTAATATTCGGCATCTTTGTACTCTTGGCATTGGATTGGTATGGAAAAAATAGAAAAGAAAGAAAGAAGGTACGGGCTGGTCGGTAA
- a CDS encoding shikimate dehydrogenase — protein MEKIEKKERRYGLVGKNISYSFSKGYFEEKFEKLGLSEHSYSNFDLPQISDFKDLIQNRKLAGLNVTIPYKEAVIPFLDGLSETARRIGAVNTIEFSKDGLIGHNTDAHGFENSLKPLLKKHHSNALILGTGGASKAVAHVLDKLNITSQYVSRTKSDRTRSYEELNAEIIKNHNIIVNCTPLGTHPNVSKRPAIPYTHLTEKHLLYDLIYNPAKTAFLLEGEKREATIKNGLEMLQLQAEKAWEIWSA, from the coding sequence ATGGAAAAAATAGAAAAGAAAGAAAGAAGGTACGGGCTGGTCGGTAAAAATATATCCTACTCTTTTTCAAAAGGATATTTTGAAGAGAAGTTTGAGAAACTGGGGCTTTCAGAACACAGCTACTCTAATTTTGACCTACCGCAGATTTCAGACTTCAAAGACTTGATCCAAAACCGCAAATTGGCTGGACTGAACGTAACCATTCCCTATAAGGAAGCGGTGATTCCCTTTCTTGATGGATTGAGCGAAACTGCCCGAAGAATTGGTGCAGTGAACACCATCGAGTTCTCAAAAGATGGGCTGATCGGTCACAACACCGATGCCCATGGGTTTGAGAATTCACTAAAGCCCTTGCTAAAAAAACATCACTCCAACGCCCTTATTTTAGGTACGGGCGGTGCCTCGAAGGCAGTGGCGCACGTCTTGGATAAACTGAACATCACTTCGCAATATGTATCAAGAACCAAAAGCGATCGAACACGTTCATACGAAGAACTAAATGCCGAGATAATCAAAAACCATAACATTATCGTCAATTGTACACCACTGGGCACACATCCAAATGTTAGCAAAAGGCCTGCGATTCCCTATACCCATCTAACCGAAAAACACTTGCTGTACGATCTGATCTACAATCCCGCAAAAACAGCTTTCCTGTTAGAGGGAGAAAAAAGGGAAGCCACCATCAAGAACGGACTTGAAATGTTACAGCTCCAGGCCGAAAAGGCATGGGAAATCTGGAGCGCTTAA
- a CDS encoding DUF349 domain-containing protein: MEEKDHKLQDAAGEQEHKENEPKDSEKQALDPLVEEKKTDQSEDEETEMAPTAEESENDKDVQEEIDEENAEDAEDKENEKRHHIPFLDYHSMPMENLVGELQRLVRNEKVQAINKHVNSIKYEFDQKYQEFIEHKKEEFVANGGNEIDFRYNSVTKRQFNEVYGEYREKRDHYYKNLEKTLKENLDKRLAIIEQLKGLVNVEEDMNTTYKNFKELQEQWRNVGPIPRSNYNDVWRTYHHHTEIFYDFLHLNRELRDLDFRHNLEEKQKLVERAEALLTETDLGKAFRELQTLHKIWKEDIGPVAKEHREEVWERFSNATKALHLRRQEFNKELEKQFEKNLETKNGLIASITVLSENVADSHRVIQQQIKEVEGLRDAFFKAGKVPQKSSNATWTAFKEAVRAFNRKKNQFYKDLKKGQHENLEKKKALLALAVSLKDSEDFESTTPEMKRIQAEWKKIGHVPRKYSDKIWNEFKEACNHYFDRMHSRRNAAHKVEYENYEKKNACLNRLKAFTLGKDKEKDLQTVKDFVEEWKGYGRIPYNKKHINGKFNKIIDALLKKLGVDRQEAELMKYGNKIQQLARADSNRAIANERTFIKRKINDAKNEIRQLENNLQFFSGASEDNPLVQEVVKNIERHKETLSTWKAKLKKLNVMENRLSKEADDENDSANGSDEEE; the protein is encoded by the coding sequence ATGGAGGAGAAAGATCACAAACTGCAAGATGCTGCAGGGGAGCAAGAACATAAAGAAAACGAACCGAAAGATTCAGAAAAACAGGCCCTTGACCCGTTGGTAGAAGAAAAAAAAACTGACCAATCGGAAGACGAAGAAACCGAGATGGCCCCTACAGCTGAAGAGAGCGAAAACGATAAAGACGTTCAAGAGGAAATCGATGAGGAGAATGCCGAAGATGCCGAAGACAAAGAAAACGAAAAAAGGCACCACATTCCTTTCTTGGATTACCATTCCATGCCAATGGAGAACCTGGTCGGTGAATTACAACGACTGGTAAGGAACGAAAAGGTTCAGGCCATCAACAAGCATGTCAACTCCATCAAATACGAGTTTGACCAAAAGTACCAAGAGTTTATTGAGCACAAAAAGGAAGAATTCGTCGCCAATGGTGGCAATGAAATTGACTTCAGGTACAATTCGGTCACCAAAAGACAGTTCAACGAGGTTTACGGCGAATACCGTGAAAAACGCGACCACTATTATAAAAATCTCGAAAAGACCCTAAAGGAGAACCTAGACAAACGATTGGCCATCATCGAACAGCTCAAAGGTCTTGTGAATGTCGAAGAAGACATGAACACCACCTACAAGAACTTCAAAGAACTGCAAGAACAGTGGCGCAATGTAGGGCCCATACCGCGAAGTAACTATAATGATGTATGGCGCACCTATCATCACCATACCGAAATATTCTACGATTTTCTGCACCTGAACCGCGAACTGCGCGATCTCGATTTCAGGCACAACCTTGAAGAAAAGCAAAAGTTGGTCGAACGTGCCGAAGCATTGCTCACAGAGACCGATCTGGGCAAGGCTTTTCGAGAATTGCAAACGTTGCACAAGATCTGGAAAGAAGATATTGGGCCAGTGGCCAAAGAGCACCGCGAAGAGGTCTGGGAACGGTTTAGCAATGCCACAAAGGCACTGCACCTGAGAAGGCAAGAGTTCAACAAAGAGCTGGAAAAGCAGTTTGAGAAAAACCTTGAAACAAAAAATGGACTTATCGCTTCCATAACCGTGTTGAGTGAAAATGTAGCGGACAGCCATAGAGTGATACAGCAACAGATAAAAGAGGTAGAAGGGCTACGTGACGCTTTTTTCAAAGCGGGCAAAGTACCACAAAAAAGCAGTAATGCCACTTGGACAGCCTTCAAAGAAGCCGTTCGTGCATTTAACCGAAAAAAGAACCAGTTCTACAAAGACCTCAAGAAGGGCCAACATGAAAACCTCGAGAAGAAAAAAGCGCTCTTGGCGTTGGCCGTCTCTCTAAAAGATAGTGAAGACTTTGAATCGACCACTCCTGAAATGAAGCGAATCCAGGCGGAGTGGAAAAAAATCGGCCACGTACCCCGAAAGTACTCTGATAAAATATGGAACGAGTTTAAAGAAGCCTGCAACCATTATTTTGACCGTATGCACTCTCGGCGCAATGCCGCCCATAAGGTAGAATATGAAAACTATGAGAAAAAGAATGCCTGTTTGAATCGGTTAAAAGCTTTTACCCTAGGCAAAGACAAAGAAAAAGATCTACAGACCGTCAAAGATTTCGTTGAGGAATGGAAAGGCTATGGGCGCATACCCTACAACAAAAAACACATCAACGGTAAATTCAACAAAATCATAGATGCCCTTTTAAAAAAATTAGGGGTTGATAGGCAAGAGGCCGAATTGATGAAGTATGGCAACAAAATACAGCAATTGGCTCGAGCCGACAGCAATAGGGCCATAGCCAACGAACGTACGTTCATAAAGCGCAAGATAAACGATGCCAAAAATGAGATTCGGCAACTTGAGAACAACCTTCAATTCTTTAGCGGTGCCTCAGAAGATAACCCCTTGGTACAAGAGGTGGTCAAAAACATAGAACGGCACAAAGAGACCCTATCGACTTGGAAAGCCAAGTTGAAAAAGCTCAACGTGATGGAAAATAGGTTGAGCAAAGAGGCAGATGACGAAAATGATAGTGCCAACGGTTCAGACGAAGAAGAATAG